One Megamonas hypermegale genomic window carries:
- a CDS encoding selenium metabolism-associated LysR family transcriptional regulator: protein MELRQLQSLMAVVEYKSFSKAAEKLFISQPTISTHIRMLEEELNSRLIIRTTKSIEVTMHGRELYECAHQIFSLKDNLVQRWAEENKKIIRVGASTIPADYILPEILPVFRKHEPDIKFYIHQNDSQNIISGLLNGNFSLGMVGMKQQEKMISFVSFYQDEMVMITPKKERFLNINKDSFSLKDIIFNEPIILREQGSGSKKSIETYFEKMNINEEDLQIIARLNDQESIKKLVASGLGISFISEKAVEDSAKEKLLVFKLPNYSTKRNLYFAYRKDYILQEHIVRFIKFVQDFYAIF from the coding sequence ATGGAATTAAGACAATTACAATCTTTGATGGCAGTAGTGGAATACAAGAGTTTTTCTAAAGCGGCAGAAAAATTATTTATTTCTCAGCCGACAATCAGCACGCATATTCGCATGTTAGAAGAAGAGCTGAATTCTCGCTTAATCATTCGCACGACAAAAAGCATAGAAGTTACAATGCACGGCAGAGAATTATACGAGTGTGCACATCAGATTTTTTCATTAAAGGATAATTTAGTACAGCGTTGGGCGGAGGAAAACAAGAAGATAATTCGAGTGGGAGCTTCAACCATACCAGCCGATTATATTTTGCCAGAAATATTGCCTGTATTTAGGAAGCACGAGCCGGATATAAAATTTTATATTCATCAAAATGATAGCCAAAATATCATCAGTGGATTATTAAATGGCAATTTCTCATTGGGCATGGTAGGCATGAAACAACAGGAAAAAATGATTTCTTTCGTGTCGTTTTATCAAGATGAAATGGTCATGATAACGCCGAAAAAAGAGCGTTTTTTAAATATAAATAAGGATAGCTTTTCATTAAAAGACATAATTTTTAATGAACCGATTATTTTGCGCGAACAAGGCAGTGGCAGTAAAAAATCGATAGAAACGTATTTTGAAAAAATGAATATAAATGAAGAAGATTTGCAGATAATAGCGCGATTAAATGACCAAGAGTCGATAAAAAAATTAGTGGCAAGTGGGCTAGGAATATCGTTTATTTCAGAAAAAGCTGTCGAAGATAGTGCAAAAGAAAAATTATTAGTTTTTAAACTGCCGAATTATTCAACGAAGCGCAATCTGTATTTTGCCTACCGCAAGGATTATATTTTGCAAGAACACATCGTTCGATTTATAAAATTCGTGCAGGATTTTTACGCTATTTTTTGA
- a CDS encoding YebC/PmpR family DNA-binding transcriptional regulator: MSGHSKWANIKRKKGANDAIRAKLTTKIGREITVAVRMGGADPTGNMRLKLALSKAKSNNIPKDNINRAIQKGLGASDGSNYEELVYEGYGPAGSAVMLDIMTDNRNRTAADIRHLFSKYGGNLGETGCVGWMFHKKAIFVVDKETYSDEDGLMTIALEAGAEDFTANDDTFEITAAPEDFDAISQALEENKIETVEAEITMIPDTTVKLEGKDAEKMQTLMDMLEEHDDVQNVYSNYEIEEE; encoded by the coding sequence ATGTCAGGACATTCTAAATGGGCCAATATTAAAAGAAAAAAAGGCGCAAACGATGCTATCCGCGCTAAATTAACTACTAAAATTGGCCGTGAAATTACTGTAGCAGTACGCATGGGAGGTGCTGACCCTACAGGTAATATGCGTCTTAAATTAGCTTTAAGCAAAGCTAAATCAAATAACATTCCAAAAGATAATATCAACCGTGCTATCCAAAAAGGTCTTGGTGCTTCTGATGGTAGCAATTATGAAGAACTCGTATACGAAGGCTACGGCCCAGCTGGTAGCGCTGTTATGCTCGATATCATGACTGATAACCGCAATCGTACAGCAGCAGATATTCGTCATTTATTCTCTAAATATGGCGGAAACCTCGGTGAAACTGGTTGCGTAGGTTGGATGTTCCATAAAAAAGCCATCTTCGTTGTAGATAAAGAAACTTATAGCGATGAAGACGGTTTAATGACAATCGCTCTTGAAGCTGGCGCAGAAGACTTTACTGCTAATGATGATACTTTTGAAATCACAGCAGCTCCAGAAGATTTTGACGCAATTTCTCAAGCTTTAGAAGAAAACAAAATTGAAACAGTTGAAGCTGAAATCACTATGATACCAGATACTACTGTTAAGCTTGAAGGCAAAGATGCTGAAAAAATGCAGACTCTCATGGATATGTTGGAAGAACATGATGATGTTCAAAACGTATATTCCAACTACGAAATTGAAGAAGAATAA
- a CDS encoding nitroreductase family protein, which produces MNTEFVHAASKRRSIYFLGCSDEISQKQVKEIINDCIKYTPSAFNMATTNLIVAFGEKHHQIWQIARDVLTEKLQKKEDTLKLALEKIDRFDNAMGTILYYEDRDMINELKDTYAMYADSFSVWSMQASGMLQYAIWTALADNDIGANLQHYNPLIDDKVKELFSVPDTWKLIAQMPFGSIEKQPSEKYFEEIDNRVKYY; this is translated from the coding sequence ATGAATACAGAATTTGTACACGCTGCTAGCAAACGCCGTAGTATTTATTTTTTAGGTTGCAGTGATGAAATATCACAAAAACAAGTGAAAGAGATAATTAATGATTGCATTAAATACACACCTAGCGCTTTTAACATGGCTACAACAAATTTAATTGTAGCTTTTGGTGAAAAACATCATCAAATTTGGCAGATAGCTAGAGATGTATTAACTGAAAAACTGCAAAAGAAAGAAGATACTTTAAAGCTTGCACTTGAAAAAATTGACCGTTTCGATAACGCTATGGGAACAATTTTATACTATGAAGATAGAGATATGATAAATGAATTGAAAGATACGTATGCTATGTACGCTGATAGTTTCTCTGTTTGGTCTATGCAAGCAAGCGGTATGTTGCAATACGCTATTTGGACAGCACTGGCAGATAATGATATAGGTGCTAATTTACAGCATTATAATCCACTTATCGATGACAAAGTAAAAGAACTCTTTTCCGTACCAGATACTTGGAAGCTAATCGCACAGATGCCATTTGGTTCAATTGAAAAACAGCCGAGCGAAAAATATTTTGAAGAAATCGATAATCGTGTTAAATACTATTAA
- a CDS encoding lecithin retinol acyltransferase family protein, whose protein sequence is MNKFDLMSTNVFPNYEVPCIPEEEEEIWVQKMPQKGDHIRVQRMNGLYAHHGIYVSDEEVIHFTGKDDDSILDWSKPEVIQTDLAYFLKGGILEVKEYTDEEFADLYSPEQIVIYARACLGDKGYNLIFNNCEHFANVCTLGRFRSHQVEKVFTKRKENDFMGIWSTIKSWFGGSSSGSRTTTNYNYEPDKVKIAQIEAETKIRLSEMETERVELIKQAQMELLRDEAEAKILVEEAKAKGFTVMAQTIIAMQEQLTQITNNRIEIIERASLPIVKDIENMYKELNDRIVADNDKYNTEKLPNLLSILEKYPEGTPAHKLYFQQIQNDMNAQMKHHDMQLKSLEIRQQQIISGFINSKDKILEQTGNLTQNIITNLIKDNLSLEDKTQLSKFILDDKQAKISLPNDKKLALTEKPQEKN, encoded by the coding sequence ATGAACAAATTCGATTTAATGAGTACAAATGTCTTTCCTAATTATGAAGTGCCTTGCATACCAGAAGAAGAAGAAGAAATATGGGTACAAAAAATGCCCCAAAAAGGCGACCATATCCGTGTACAAAGAATGAATGGCTTATACGCTCATCATGGAATTTATGTATCTGATGAAGAAGTAATTCACTTTACAGGGAAAGATGATGACAGTATATTGGACTGGTCAAAACCAGAAGTTATACAGACTGATTTAGCTTACTTTCTAAAAGGTGGTATATTAGAAGTAAAAGAATATACTGATGAGGAATTTGCTGATTTATACTCACCTGAACAAATAGTAATTTATGCTAGAGCTTGTTTAGGCGATAAGGGCTATAATCTGATTTTTAATAACTGCGAGCATTTTGCTAATGTATGTACTTTGGGAAGATTTCGCAGTCATCAAGTAGAAAAAGTTTTTACTAAGCGCAAGGAGAATGATTTTATGGGTATATGGTCTACAATAAAGAGCTGGTTTGGTGGTTCTAGTAGTGGCAGTCGTACTACTACTAATTATAATTATGAACCAGATAAAGTGAAAATAGCACAAATTGAAGCAGAAACCAAAATCCGCTTATCAGAAATGGAAACGGAACGCGTAGAACTGATAAAACAGGCTCAAATGGAATTATTAAGAGATGAAGCAGAAGCTAAAATTTTAGTAGAAGAAGCGAAGGCAAAAGGCTTCACTGTAATGGCACAGACAATCATAGCAATGCAAGAACAATTGACGCAGATTACTAACAATAGAATTGAAATAATCGAAAGAGCTTCATTGCCTATCGTAAAAGATATTGAAAATATGTATAAAGAATTAAATGATAGGATAGTAGCTGATAATGATAAATATAATACAGAAAAATTGCCAAATTTATTATCTATATTAGAAAAATATCCTGAAGGAACACCAGCACATAAATTATATTTCCAACAAATCCAAAATGATATGAATGCTCAAATGAAACATCATGATATGCAGTTAAAGTCTTTAGAGATTAGACAACAGCAAATTATAAGTGGTTTCATTAATAGCAAAGATAAAATATTAGAACAAACAGGCAATTTAACGCAAAATATAATAACAAATTTAATCAAAGATAATTTAAGCTTAGAAGATAAAACTCAATTAAGTAAATTTATTTTAGATGATAAACAAGCAAAAATTAGTTTGCCAAACGATAAAAAATTAGCATTGACAGAAAAACCCCAAGAAAAAAATTAA
- the ruvC gene encoding crossover junction endodeoxyribonuclease RuvC: MLALGIDPGTAICGYGLVDMQGSHLKAVEYGAILTSPKMQPQDRLLKIHTELTDIIKKYKPDVMGVEQLFFNRNVTTAIPVGQARGIVLLTAAQNNIELVERTPLQIKQSVVGYGRASKEQIIYMVTKILHLPEPPKPDDVADALAVAICTTHCMNSLTWRNRL, from the coding sequence ATGCTTGCTTTAGGAATTGACCCAGGAACTGCTATTTGTGGTTATGGCTTAGTGGATATGCAAGGCAGTCATTTAAAAGCCGTGGAATATGGGGCAATACTCACCAGCCCTAAAATGCAACCACAAGATAGATTGTTAAAAATTCATACAGAACTTACAGATATTATTAAAAAATATAAACCCGATGTCATGGGTGTAGAACAGCTTTTTTTTAATCGCAATGTGACGACAGCTATACCAGTTGGACAGGCGCGTGGCATTGTTCTTTTGACAGCAGCTCAAAATAATATTGAACTTGTAGAGCGTACACCGTTGCAGATAAAGCAATCTGTAGTGGGGTATGGCAGAGCTTCAAAGGAGCAAATAATTTATATGGTGACGAAAATACTGCATTTGCCAGAGCCACCGAAACCCGATGATGTTGCTGATGCTTTGGCTGTTGCTATCTGTACAACTCATTGTATGAATAGCCTAACATGGCGCAATAGATTGTAA
- the ruvA gene encoding Holliday junction branch migration protein RuvA, with protein MIGYLHGKITFLAIDFCFIDVNGVGYRVFITSQARSKLSLNQEVTLYTYLSVREDAMLLYGFLNQMEYNVFCKLISVSKIGPKAGMGLLSALPAEKLVWAIQNKQASLLTNAPGIGKKTAERIVLELKDKLTDLNISAEIFNEPILIDEPIENTATDKFAEAGEALSALGYTKAEINAVLKKCTGISSTEEIIKFALKELSLK; from the coding sequence ATGATAGGATATTTACATGGTAAAATTACTTTTTTAGCCATTGATTTTTGTTTTATTGATGTAAACGGCGTAGGTTATCGCGTTTTCATCACTTCGCAAGCTCGCAGTAAATTGAGTTTAAATCAAGAAGTAACATTATATACGTATTTGAGCGTGCGCGAAGATGCCATGTTATTATATGGATTTTTAAATCAAATGGAATACAATGTTTTTTGTAAATTGATTTCTGTATCAAAAATAGGGCCAAAAGCTGGCATGGGGCTTTTATCCGCACTTCCAGCAGAAAAATTAGTTTGGGCAATTCAAAATAAACAAGCTTCATTACTTACAAATGCGCCAGGCATTGGCAAGAAAACAGCTGAGAGAATTGTCCTTGAATTAAAAGATAAGTTGACAGATTTAAATATATCTGCTGAAATATTTAATGAACCTATTTTGATTGATGAACCGATAGAAAATACTGCTACAGATAAATTTGCAGAAGCTGGCGAAGCTTTATCTGCTTTGGGTTATACGAAAGCAGAAATCAATGCAGTATTGAAAAAATGTACGGGAATTTCATCAACGGAAGAAATCATAAAATTTGCGTTAAAAGAATTATCTTTAAAATAA
- a CDS encoding potassium channel family protein: protein MNWSPQNERQFAVIGLGRFGRNIAKALYDMGYDVLAIDKDMERVQEFSNEVTHVVQADSTDEDALRSLGILNFDVVIVAIGKDTEANIMTTLQLKEIGVPYIVAIARTVLQIKVLEKIGADRVVAPERDMARRVAYNLASTNIMDYIELSPKFSIVEIAIPKLLRNKTLRESNIRAKYGLNVVAIKRHDNLIISPLPTEVLLENDIAIVVGSNESINGLEELEK, encoded by the coding sequence GTGAATTGGTCTCCGCAAAATGAACGTCAATTTGCTGTTATTGGTTTGGGTAGATTTGGCAGAAACATCGCTAAAGCACTTTATGATATGGGCTATGATGTATTAGCCATTGATAAAGATATGGAACGAGTGCAAGAATTTAGCAATGAAGTAACACACGTTGTACAAGCCGATAGTACAGATGAAGATGCATTGCGTTCTTTAGGTATTTTGAATTTTGATGTAGTCATTGTAGCTATCGGTAAAGATACAGAAGCAAATATCATGACTACATTACAGCTTAAAGAAATCGGCGTGCCATACATTGTTGCTATTGCGCGCACTGTTTTGCAGATAAAAGTTTTGGAAAAAATCGGAGCAGACCGCGTCGTTGCACCAGAACGAGATATGGCAAGACGCGTTGCCTATAACTTGGCTTCTACTAATATCATGGATTACATTGAATTATCGCCTAAATTTAGTATTGTAGAAATTGCTATTCCAAAATTATTGCGCAATAAAACTTTGCGTGAATCAAATATCCGTGCTAAATACGGCTTAAACGTTGTAGCTATTAAGCGCCATGATAATTTGATAATTTCCCCACTTCCTACAGAAGTTTTGCTCGAAAATGATATTGCCATTGTAGTTGGTAGCAATGAAAGCATCAATGGACTGGAGGAATTAGAAAAATAA